In Bradysia coprophila strain Holo2 unplaced genomic scaffold, BU_Bcop_v1 contig_24, whole genome shotgun sequence, one genomic interval encodes:
- the LOC119078184 gene encoding L-gulono-1,4-lactone dehydrogenase-like isoform X4, whose translation MKSLFYFILSFCGIFFLPLVFAHSNRDYTSYRRYPLCAPSDYMRYPKTTADVVSIVKEAIARGVKVKAFGSRHSQTDIICTEGIPIDMTRLNFCKMNADRVTATFGAGTLLSDAGEFLRRNRRALRSTPAYGGITLGGAIGTGAHGSTIKYNSTISSQVVKLTVVDGLGNVAEISDPADLRAFKVNLGLLGIIVDVTLYTAPLYKVHAHNYVTSDVVLTNGMAVKWAQSTDQITIYWFPEFNDVVVANLTFIPVESRGNARSNAIVPSTYDNFNLIGTRLGETAADLTSNECAAASTLGYTILHVMEFLLASSLWTQTMSYVPIYTEDGVYVQNQAIGFPQSMLSTTCSEDSNRFLGEACPWAHGHINANMTLLDSKFSLALSDLELFVKAVKDIVKKTPSAFTINGLHFRFSGKSDNYMSTSYGRNSVNVEFYHWKRVDPYNDASASLAGYQTILQTLARRFKGRSHWGKSGLIYHGREMLDSKLDPKARRNFVDAMKKFDPNQIFLNNFGRRLLKIGSKIDIDPLTTRCALLDNCFCSLDTDCGKGQICTTLPGYDDCYVCQAKHVAPVTKFNINQVAPFGAIDFLLRIAPFMVTSVMTECNSKKVI comes from the exons ATGAAGAgtcttttctattttattttgtcgttTTGTGGAATTTTCTTTCTGCCACTGGTTTTTGCACACAGCAACAG AGACTACACATCGTACAGACGTTATCCACTTTGTGCACCGTCAGACTACATGAGATATCCGAAAACGACTGCAGATGTTGTCAGTATTGTCAAAGAAGCTATTGCTCGAGGTGTAAAAGTGAAAGCTTTCGGCTCGCGTCATTCACAGACCGATATAATATGCACAGAAGGCATTCCTATCGACATGACAAGactaaatttttgcaaaatgaaTGCAGACCGAGTCACCGCTACTTTCGGTGCAGGGACATTGTTGTCAGATGCGGGAGAATTTCTTCGTCGAAACAGACGTGCTCTGCGATCTACGCCAGCATATGGTGGCATCACTCTCGGTGGAGCAATAGGAACTGGAGCTCATGGCTCAACGATAAAGTATAATTCAACCATATCGTCACAAGTAGTCAAATTGACAGTGGTAGACGGCCTAGGAAACGTGGCAGAAATTTCGGATCCAGCAGACTTAAGGGCGTTTAAAGTTAATCTTGGCCTTCTCG GCATTATTGTTGATGTAACCTTATATACAGCACCGTTGTACAAAGTACACGCCCACAATTACGTTACTTCTGATGTCGTATTGACAAATGGAATGGCAGTTAAGTGGGCGCAAAGTACAGACCAAATAACGATTTATTGGTTTCCAGAATTCAATGATGTAGTGGTAGCTAATTTAACGTTTATACCGGTTGAGAGTCGCGGAAACGCTAGGTCCAATGCAATCGTTCCTTCTACCTatgataatttcaatttaattgggACAAGATTAGGAGAAACGGCTGCTGATCTTACATCCAATGAATGTGCTGCTGCATCTACACTTG GATAcacaattttacatgtaatggAATTCCTCCTGGCGTCGAGTCTATGGACACAGACTATGTCCTACGTACCGATTTATACAGAGGATGGAGTATACGTTCAAAATCAGGCTATTGGGTTTCCACAGTCAATGCTCTCCACTACTTGTAGCGAAGATTCAAACCGTTTTCTTGGGGAAGCTTGTCCTTGGGCTCATGGTCATATTAATGCTAACATGACGCTTTTGGACAGCAA GTTCAGTCTTGCTCTGAGTGATCTAGAGCTGTTTGTGAAGGCAGTCAAAGACATTGTAAAGAAAACGCCCAGCGCATTTACAATTAATGGACTGCATTTCCGTTTTTCTGGCAAATCAGATAACTACATGTCCACATCATACGGAAGAAATTCGGTGAATGTTGAATTCTATCACTGGAAAAGAGTTGATCCGTACAACGATGCGTCAGCTAGCTTAGCTGGATATCAAACCATTTTACAGACATTG GCACGCCGATTTAAAGGGAGATCACACTGGGGAAAATCCGGCTTAATTTATCATGGTAGGGAAATGCTAGATTCAAAATTGGATCCTAAGGCACGCAGGAATTTTGTCG ATGCAATGAAGAAATTCGATCCGAATCAAATTTTCCTGAATAACTTCGGCCGTCGTCTACTGAAAATCGGATCCAAAATCGACATTGATCCGTTAACAACACGGTGTGCTTTGTTGGACAACTGCTTTTGCTCATTGGATACAGACTGCGGCAAGGGACAAATTTGTACAACTCTTCCGGGCTACGACGACTGCTACGTGTGCCAAGCTAAACATGTTGCGCCagtaacaaaatttaacattAATCAGGTAGCACCATTCGGTGCCATTGATTTTCTGTTAAGAATCGCTCCATTTATGGTTACATCTGTAATGACTGAATGTAATTCAAAAAAAGTCATTTGA
- the LOC119078184 gene encoding L-gulono-1,4-lactone dehydrogenase-like isoform X3, producing the protein MKSFCNFILSFCGIFFLPLVFAHSNRDYTSYRRYPLCAPSDYMRYPKTTADVVSIVKEAITRGVKVKAFGSRHSQTDIICTEGIPIDMTRLNFCKMNADRVTATFGAGTLLSDAGEFLRRNRRALRSTPAYGGITLGGAIGTGAHGSTIKYNSTISSQVVKLTVVDGLGNVAEISDPADLRAFKVNLGLLGIIVDVTLYTVPLYKVHAHNYVTSDVVLTNGMAVKWAQSTDQITIYWFPEFNDVVVANLTFIPVESRGNARSNAIVPSTYDNFNLIGTRLGETAADLTSNECAAASTLGYTILHVMEFLLASSLWTQTMSYVPIYTEDGVYVQNPAIGFPQSMLSTTCSEDSNRFLGEACPWAHGHINANMTLLDSKFSLALSDLELFVKAVKDIVKKTPSAFTINGLHFRFSGKSDNYMSTSYGRNSVNVEFYRWKRVDPYNDASASLAGYQTILQTLARRFKGRSHWGKSGLIYHGREMLDSKLDPKARSDFVDAMKKFDPNQIFLNNFGRRLLKIGSKIDIDPLTTRCALLDNCFCSLDTDCGKGQICTTLPGYDDCYVCQAKHVAPVTKFNINQVAPFGAIDFLLRIAPFMVTSVMTECNSKKVI; encoded by the exons ATGAAGagtttttgcaattttatccTGTCGTTTTGTGGAATTTTCTTCCTGCCACTGGTTTTTGCACACAGCAACAG AGACTACACATCGTACAGACGTTATCCACTTTGTGCACCGTCAGACTACATGAGATATCCGAAAACGACTGCAGATGTTGTCAGTATTGTCAAAGAAGCTATTACTCGAGGTGTAAAAGTGAAAGCTTTCGGCTCGCGTCATTCACAGACCGATATAATATGCACAGAAGGCATTCCTATCGACATGACAAGactaaatttttgcaaaatgaaTGCAGACCGAGTCACTGCTACTTTCGGTGCAGGGACATTGTTGTCAGATGCGGGAGAATTTCTTCGTCGAAACAGACGTGCTCTGCGATCTACGCCAGCATATGGTGGCATCACTCTCGGTGGAGCAATAGGAACTGGAGCTCATGGCTCAACGATAAAGTATAATTCAACCATATCGTCACAAGTAGTCAAATTGACAGTGGTAGACGGCCTAGGAAACGTAGCAGAAATTTCGGATCCAGCAGACTTAAGGGCGTTTAAAGTTAATCTTGGCCTTCTCG GCATTATTGTTGATGTAACCTTATATACAGTACCGTTATACAAAGTACACGCCCACAATTACGTTACTTCTGATGTCGTATTGACAAATGGAATGGCAGTTAAGTGGGCGCAAAGTACAGACCAAATAACGATTTATTGGTTTCCAGAATTCAATGATGTAGTGGTAGCTAATTTAACGTTTATACCGGTTGAGAGTCGCGGAAACGCTAGGTCCAATGCAATCGTTCCTTCTACCTatgataatttcaatttaattgggACAAGATTAGGAGAAACGGCTGCTGATCTTACATCCAATGAATGTGCTGCTGCATCTACACTTG GATAcacaattttacatgtaatggAATTCCTCCTGGCGTCGAGTCTATGGACACAGACTATGTCCTACGTACCGATTTATACAGAGGATGGAGTATACGTTCAAAATCCGGCTATTGGGTTTCCACAGTCAATGCTCTCCACTACTTGTAGCGAAGATTCAAACCGTTTTCTTGGGGAAGCTTGTCCTTGGGCTCATGGTCATATTAATGCTAACATGACGCTTTTGGACAGCAA GTTCAGTCTTGCTCTGAGTGATCTAGAGCTGTTTGTGAAGGCAGTCAAAGACATTGTAAAGAAAACGCCCAGCGCATTTACAATTAATGGACTGCATTTCCGTTTTTCTGGCAAATCAGATAACTACATGTCCACATCATACGGAAGAAATTCGGTGAATGTTGAATTCTATCGCTGGAAAAGAGTTGATCCGTACAACGATGCGTCAGCTAGCTTAGCTGGATATCAAACCATTTTACAGACATTG GCACGCCGATTTAAAGGGAGATCACACTGGGGAAAATCCGGCTTAATTTATCATGGTAGGGAAATGCTTGATTCAAAATTGGACCCTAAGGCACGCAGCGATTTTGTCG ATGCAATGAAGAAATTCGATCCGAATCAAATTTTCCTGAATAACTTCGGTCGTCGTCTACTGAAAATCGGATCCAAAATCGACATTGATCCGTTAACAACACGGTGTGCTTTGTTGGACAACTGCTTTTGCTCATTGGATACAGACTGCGGCAAGGGACAAATTTGTACAACTCTTCCGGGCTACGACGACTGCTACGTGTGCCAAGCTAAACATGTTGCGCCagtaacaaaatttaacattAATCAGGTAGCACCATTCGGTGCCATTGATTTTCTGTTAAGAATCGCTCCATTTATGGTTACATCTGTAATGACTGAATGTAATTCAAAAAAAGTCATTTGA
- the LOC119078184 gene encoding L-gulonolactone oxidase-like isoform X2, with protein sequence MKSFCNFILSFCGIFFLPLVFAHSNRDYTSYRRYPLCAPSDYMRYPKTTADVVSIVKEAITRGVKVKAFGSRHSQTDIICTEGIPIDMTRLNFCKMNADRVTATFGAGTLLSDAGEFLRRNRRALRSTPAYGGITLGGAIGTGAHGSTIKYNSTISSQVVKLTVVDGLGNVAEISDPADLRAFKVNLGLLGIIVDITLYTVPLYKVHAHSYFTSDDVLTNGVAANWAKTTDHLMIHWFPAFNEVVVANLTFVPVESRGNARTSAEAPSTYDATNLIGSTIKELAMDLTCNECAAASTLGYTILRAIEFLVEFSLWSHVPGFVPIFTEDRLSVQNPAVGFAQPMLSTICSEDSNNNFGEACAWCHGHINANITLLDNEFNLALSDLGLFVEAVKDIANKTPTAFPLQGLFFRFSGKDNNYMSTSNGRDSVHPEFYFWKRDDPYNDPSASLAGYQTILQILARRFKARSHWGKSGLIYHGREMLDLKLDPKARSNFVDAMKKFDPNQIFLNNFGRRLLKIGSKIDIDPLTTRCALLDNCFCSLDTDCGKGQICTTLPGYDDCYVCQAKHVAPVTKFQKNQMPLHDVLDFLVRTVPLSLISVMIECGLPKALDAVRSTLFG encoded by the exons ATGAAGagtttttgcaattttatccTGTCGTTTTGTGGAATTTTCTTCCTGCCACTGGTTTTTGCACACAGCAACAG AGACTACACATCGTACAGACGTTATCCACTTTGTGCACCGTCAGACTACATGAGATATCCGAAAACGACTGCAGATGTTGTCAGTATTGTCAAAGAAGCTATTACTCGAGGTGTAAAAGTGAAAGCTTTCGGCTCGCGTCATTCACAGACCGATATAATATGCACAGAAGGCATTCCTATCGACATGACAAGactaaatttttgcaaaatgaaTGCAGACCGAGTCACTGCTACTTTCGGTGCAGGGACATTGTTGTCAGATGCGGGAGAATTTCTTCGTCGAAACAGACGTGCTCTGCGATCTACGCCAGCATATGGTGGCATCACTCTCGGTGGAGCAATAGGAACTGGAGCTCATGGCTCAACGATAAAGTATAATTCAACCATATCGTCACAAGTAGTCAAATTGACAGTGGTAGACGGCCTAGGAAACGTAGCAGAAATTTCGGATCCAGCAGACTTAAGGGCGTTTAAAGTTAATCTTGGCCTTCTCG GCATTATTGTGGATATTACCTTATACACCGTACCGTTGTACAAAGTACACGCTCACAGTTACTTTACGTCTGATGACGTGTTGACAAATGGAGTGGCAGCGAACTGGGCAAAAACGACGGACCACTTAATGATTCACTGGTTTCCAGCATTCAACGAAGTCGTGGTAGCTAATTTAACGTTTGTACCGGTCGAAAGTCGTGGAAACGCAAGGACCAGTGCAGAAGCTCCCTCTACGTACGATGCAACAAATTTGATTGGATCAACAATCAAAGAATTAGCTATGGACCTTACATGCAATGAGTGTGCTGCGGCGTCCACACTTG GATATACAATTCTACGTGCGATAGAATTTCTCGTGGAGTTCAGTCTGTGGTCACACGTTCCCGGCTTTGTACCGATTTTTACAGAGGATAGACTATCGGTTCAAAATCCAGCTGTTGGATTTGCGCAGCCAATGCTCTCAACTATATGTAGCGAAGattcaaacaataattttggtGAGGCCTGTGCATGGTGTCACGGTCATATCAATGCGAATATAACCCTTTTGGACAATGA GTTCAACCTTGCTCTGAGTGACCTAGGACTTTTTGTGGAAGCTGTGAAAGATATTGCAAACAAAACACCAACAGCATTTCCGCTTCAAGGACtctttttccgtttttctggTAAAGACAATAACTATATGTCGACATCGAATGGAAGAGATTCGGTACATCCTGAGTTTTATTTCTGGAAAAGAGATGATCCGTACAACGATCCGTCAGCTAGCTTAGCTGGATATCAGACCATTTTACAGATATTG GCACGCCGATTTAAAGCAAGATCACACTGGGGAAAATCCGGCCTAATTTATCATGGTAGGGAAATGCTTGATTTAAAATTGGACCCTAAGGCACGCAGCAATTTTGTCG ATGCAATGAAGAAATTCGATCCGAATCAAATTTTCCTGAATAACTTCGGTCGTCGTCTACTGAAAATCGGATCCAAAATCGACATTGATCCGTTAACAACACGGTGTGCTTTGTTGGATAACTGCTTTTGCTCATTGGATACAGACTGCGGCAAGGGACAAATTTGTACAACTCTTCCGGGCTACGACGACTGCTACGTGTGCCAAGCTAAACATGTTGCGCCAGtaacaaaattccaaaaaaatcaaatgccACTGCATGATGTTCTCGACTTTCTGGTTAGAACCGTTCCTTTGTCGCTTATTTCCGTAATGATTGAATGTGGGCTACCGAAAGCACTTGATGCCGTTCGTTCAACTCTGTTTGGATGA
- the LOC119078184 gene encoding L-gulonolactone oxidase-like isoform X1: protein MKSFCNFILSFCGIFFLPLVFAHSNRDYTSYRRYPLCAPSDYMRYPKTTADVVSIVKEAIARGVKVKAFGSRHSQTDIICTEGIPVDMTGLNFCKMNTDRVTATFGAGTLLFDAGEFLHRNGRALRTMAAYGGITLGGAIGTGAHGSTIKYNSTISSQVVKLTVVDGLGNVAEISDPADLRAFKVNLGLLGIIVDITLYTVPLYKVHAHSYFTSDDVLTNGVAANWAKTTDHLMIHWFPAFNEVVVANLTFVPVESRGNARTSAEAPSTYDATNLIGSTIKELAMDLTCNECAAASTLGYTILRAIEFLVEFSLWSHVPGFVPIFTEDRLSVQNPAVGFAQPMLSTICSEDSNNNFGEACAWCHGHINANITLLDNEFNLALSDLGLFVEAVKDIANKTPTAFPLQGLFFRFSGKDNNYMSTSNGRDSVHPEFYFWKRDDPYNDPSASLAGYQTILQILARRFKARSHWGKSGLIYHGREMLDLKLDPKARSNFVDAMKKFDPNQIFLNNFGRRLLKIGSKIDIDPLTTRCALLDNCFCSLDTDCGKGQICTTLPGYDDCYVCQAKHVAPVTKFQKNQMPLHDVLDFLVRTVPLSLISVMIECGLPKALDAVRSTLFG from the exons ATGAAGagtttttgcaattttatccTGTCGTTTTGTGGAATTTTCTTCCTGCCACTGGTTTTTGCACACAGCAACAG AGACTACACATCGTACAGACGTTATCCACTTTGTGCTCCGTCAGACTACATGAGATATCCGAAAACGACTGCAGATGTTGTCAGTATTGTCAAAGAAGCTATCGCTCGAGGTGTAAAAGTGAAAGCTTTCGGCTCTCGTCATTCACAGACCGATATAATATGCACAGAAGGGATTCCTGTCGACATGACAGGActtaatttttgcaaaatgaaTACAGACCGAGTCACCGCTACTTTCGGTGCAGGGACATTGTTGTTCGATGCGGGAGAATTTCTACACCGAAACGGACGGGCTCTACGAACAATGGCAGCATATGGTGGCATCACTCTCGGTGGAGCAATAGGAACTGGAGCTCATGGCTCAACGATAAAGTATAATTCAACCATATCGTCACAAGTAGTCAAATTGACAGTGGTAGACGGCCTAGGAAACGTGGCAGAAATTTCGGATCCAGCAGACTTAAGGGCATTTAAAGTTAATCTTGGCCTTCTCg GCATTATTGTGGATATTACCTTATACACCGTACCGTTGTACAAAGTACACGCTCACAGTTACTTTACGTCTGATGACGTGTTGACAAATGGAGTGGCAGCGAACTGGGCAAAAACGACGGACCACTTAATGATTCACTGGTTTCCAGCATTCAACGAAGTCGTGGTAGCTAATTTAACGTTTGTACCGGTCGAAAGTCGTGGAAACGCAAGGACCAGTGCAGAAGCTCCCTCTACGTACGATGCAACAAATTTGATTGGATCAACAATCAAAGAATTAGCTATGGACCTTACATGCAATGAGTGTGCTGCGGCGTCCACACTTG GATATACAATTCTACGTGCGATAGAATTTCTCGTGGAGTTCAGTCTGTGGTCACACGTTCCCGGCTTTGTACCGATTTTTACAGAGGATAGACTATCGGTTCAAAATCCAGCTGTTGGATTTGCGCAGCCAATGCTCTCAACTATATGTAGCGAAGattcaaacaataattttggtGAGGCCTGTGCATGGTGTCACGGTCATATCAATGCGAATATAACCCTTTTGGACAATGA GTTCAACCTTGCTCTGAGTGACCTAGGACTTTTTGTGGAAGCTGTGAAAGATATTGCAAACAAAACACCAACAGCATTTCCGCTTCAAGGACtctttttccgtttttctggTAAAGACAATAACTATATGTCGACATCGAATGGAAGAGATTCGGTACATCCTGAGTTTTATTTCTGGAAAAGAGATGATCCGTACAACGATCCGTCAGCTAGCTTAGCTGGATATCAGACCATTTTACAGATATTG GCACGCCGATTTAAAGCAAGATCACACTGGGGAAAATCCGGCCTAATTTATCATGGTAGGGAAATGCTTGATTTAAAATTGGACCCTAAGGCACGCAGCAATTTTGTCG ATGCAATGAAGAAATTCGATCCGAATCAAATTTTCCTGAATAACTTCGGTCGTCGTCTACTGAAAATCGGATCCAAAATCGACATTGATCCGTTAACAACACGGTGTGCTTTGTTGGATAACTGCTTTTGCTCATTGGATACAGACTGCGGCAAGGGACAAATTTGTACAACTCTTCCGGGCTACGACGACTGCTACGTGTGCCAAGCTAAACATGTTGCGCCAGtaacaaaattccaaaaaaatcaaatgccACTGCATGATGTTCTCGACTTTCTGGTTAGAACCGTTCCTTTGTCGCTTATTTCCGTAATGATTGAATGTGGGCTACCGAAAGCACTTGATGCCGTTCGTTCAACTCTGTTTGGATGA
- the LOC119077740 gene encoding UDP-glucosyltransferase 2-like — MFSDKIWLSLFSMVSMVFLFNQQAQSANILAFVSDHSRSHCIILESLLQALAQRGHNVTIVSMCSGKNRSNALPNYHEIRLNERNVFLDEYRNDVVSKMKNSNKQADLNAMKALKINAESSNRALEDPMTKLLLSSGQTFDLFILGWQNNEFLLGIAAHFKCPSIVFYTMGSTKTIRDFVASPASVQNNRATAIVHRQVKSTFKKRLSYMWEHVIEFLLLEFYDYFVFQSYYDQHFPSSSNFPSYQEVKQNVSLVFTCHHFSQGGLRPSVPNLIEVGGIHIKNRSDPLPATIDEFLRNTNDYGAILFSLGTNVNSADFASEKVEAILSVFAGLRQKVIWKWESNDIPQSKPDNVLMTKWVPQDDLLAHPNIRLFISHCGLGGVTEALFHGVPILGIPFIYDQHVNAINIADEGWSIHLPYDSITSESFSSAVNEMLSNRSYTVRVKELSKLYRDRPQTALDTAVYWTEYVIRHRGAAHLQMPQVKMNFIQRHSLDVAAFFVFLIFFVYRSIRFLISRISVLQLILIVSLLIYVDRIYDFMAVDIIVGATSFRK; from the exons ATGTTTAGTGACAAAATTTGGTTATCACTATTTTCGATGGTGTCAatggtttttttgtttaatcagCAAGCTCAATCGGCAAATATTCTCGCATTTGTATCGGACCACAGTCGATCGCATTGCATTATACTCGAATCTCTTCTACAAGCGTTGGCGCAAAGGGGTCACAAT GTTACCATTGTGTCAATGTGTTCGGGGAAAAACAGAAGCAATGCATTGCCCAATTACCACGAGATACGTCTGAacgaaagaaatgtttttttggacgagTACCGCAACGACGTTgtgtcaaaaatgaaaaattccaacaagCAAGCTGACTTAAATGCCATGAAAGCGCTCAAAATCAACGCCGAATCGTCCAACAGAGCGTTAGAGGATCCGATGACCAAACTGTTGCTAAGCAGTGGACAGACATtcgatttgtttattttgggATGGCAGAACAATGAATTCCTTCTCGGCATTGCGGCTCATTTCAAATGCCCGTCTATTGTTTTCTATACAATGGGATCGACGAAAACGATTCGTGATTTTGTTGCCAGTCCAGCGTCCGTTCAAAATAATCGAGCTACGGCTATTGTTCATCGTCAAGTCAAGTCGACATTCAAAAAACGCTTATCCTACATGTGGGAGCATGTCatcgaatttttgttattagaattttaCGACTATTTTGTTTTCCAATCGTACTACGATCAGCATTTCCCATCGAGTAGCAATTTTCCATCTTATCAAGaagttaaacaaaatgtttcgcTGGTTTTTACTTGTCACCATTTTTCGCAAGGTGGACTTCGGCCAAGCGTACCGAATTTGATCGAAGTTGGTGGCATTCATATCAAAAATAGATCGGACCCATTGCCGGCAACAATCGACGAATTTCTGCGTAACACCAACGACTACGGTGCTATTCTGTTCAGTCTGGGTACCAATGTGAACAGTGCCGATTTTGCATCGGAAAAGGTAGAAGCCATTCTGAGTGTCTTCGCAGGACTGCGTCAAAAAGTGATTTGGAAGTGGGAAAGCAACGATATACCACAAAGTAAACCAGATAATGTTTTAATGACAAAATGGGTACCTCAAGACGATCTCTTAGCTCATCCAAATATTCGATTATTTATATCACATTGCGGATTGGGTGGTGTCACGGAAGCATTGTTTCATGGCGTTCCAATTTTGGGCATACCATTCATCTATGATCAGCATGTGAATGCAATAAATATAGCTGACGAAGGATGGAGCATCCATTTGCCGTACGATAGCATTACATCAGAATCATTCTCATCGGCAGTCAATGAAATGCTGTCGAATCGATCATATACCGTCAGAGTGAAGGAATTATCGAAATTGTACAGAGATCGACCACAAACAGCTTTGGATACAGCCGTCTATTGGACAGAATATGTGATCAGGCATCGTGGGGCAGCACATTTGCAAATGCCTCaagtgaaaatgaatttcattcaaCGGCATTCGTTGGACGTAGCagcgtttttcgtttttttaatctttttcgTATACAGAAGCATTCGATTTTTGATTTCACGAATTTCTGTATTGCAGCTGATACTAATCGTAAGTTTACTCATTTATGTCGATagaatttatgattttatggCTGTGGACATTATAGTTGGTGCCACCTCATTTCGAAAGTAA